From Rutidosis leptorrhynchoides isolate AG116_Rl617_1_P2 chromosome 3, CSIRO_AGI_Rlap_v1, whole genome shotgun sequence, a single genomic window includes:
- the LOC139898570 gene encoding protein RGF1 INDUCIBLE TRANSCRIPTION FACTOR 1-like has product MGAGGPDEEDDKWPPWLKPLLSESFFGQCKLHADSHKSECNMYCLDCINGPLCSVCLNNHKEHHAIQIRRSSYHDVIRVSEIQKHLDINSVQTYVINSAKVVFLNERPQPRPGKCVTNTCEVCDRSLLDSFRFCSLGCKIAGTSGKFVKTRKVSPENKHLMTAVSDSEDLYGGLGRRRNNYEERVRSFSPSTPPLTAAVGMRTAKRRKGIPHRAPMGGLVIEY; this is encoded by the exons ATG GGTGCTGGTGGacctgatgaagaagatgataaatGGCCGCCGTGGTTGAAACCATTACTTAGTGAAAGTTTCTTCGGTCAATGCAAATTGCACGCTGATTCACATAAATCTGAATGTAATATGTACTGTTTGGATTGTATTAATGGCCCTCTTTGCTCCGTGTGCCTCAATAATCATAAGGAACACCATGCTATCCAG ATTCGGAGATCATCGTATCACGATGTAATTAGGGTTTCTGAGATTCAAAAGCACTTGGATATAAATTCAGTACAGACGTACGTCATCAACAGTGCGAAAGTCGTGTTTCTGAACGAGCGGCCGCAGCCGCGGCCGGGAAAATGCGTTACGAACACTTGCGAAGTTTGTGACCGTAGTCTTCTGGATTCATTCCGTTTCTGCTCACTCGGTTGTAAG ATTGCTGGAACATCGGGGAAATTTGTTAAGACACGTAAGGTTTCGCCGGAAAATAAGCATTTGATGACGGCAGTTTCTGATTCAGAAGATTTATACGGCGGTCTCGGACGGCGAAGAAATAATTATGAGGAAAGAGTTCGTAGTTTTAGTCCGTCAACGCCGCCGTTAACGGCGGCTGTCGGAATGAGGACCGCGAAGAGAAGAAAGGGGATTCCTCACAGAGCACCAATGGGAGGACTGGTTATAGAATACTGA